A window of the Rhizobium viscosum genome harbors these coding sequences:
- a CDS encoding ABC transporter ATP-binding protein: MSTVLQLSQVTKSYGASAALDRVDFSLPDNAYISLLGPSGSGKTTLLRVISGFEEPDAGSILFHGKRLDGVEPHDRGIGFVFQNFALFPHLSVAENVAFGLRNRKVDPVTDARALAKRVQDMLSLVGLKGFDDRAVTQISGGQRQRVALARTLVTEPKMVLLDEPLGALDANLRGRMRSELKIIRERCGVTFLHVTGSESEALAMGDLVLVLDRGRIAQAAASDVVYNRPATAAVARFLNCYNLFAGDVVKDVFVGPAGRFPLNGSRRKAPQPAYAIRYDRVSIRPSDAALSDDEVRVEADFIASEYSGAAVNSFFALDGGHVFEVESHLSHARPPAFVEKRRYALVWKKEDALVFG; this comes from the coding sequence GTGTCGACCGTTCTTCAGCTCAGCCAAGTCACCAAGTCCTATGGCGCCTCAGCCGCGCTGGACAGGGTGGATTTCTCTTTGCCCGACAACGCTTATATCTCGCTGCTCGGGCCAAGCGGCTCTGGCAAGACGACGCTGCTGCGCGTTATTTCCGGCTTCGAGGAGCCGGATGCCGGTTCGATCCTCTTTCACGGCAAACGGCTTGATGGTGTGGAGCCGCATGATCGCGGCATCGGCTTCGTCTTTCAGAACTTCGCTCTGTTCCCGCATCTTTCCGTTGCCGAAAACGTCGCATTCGGCCTTCGCAACCGCAAGGTCGATCCGGTGACGGATGCCCGCGCCTTGGCAAAAAGAGTTCAGGATATGCTGTCGCTGGTCGGCCTCAAGGGGTTTGACGATCGTGCGGTCACGCAGATTTCCGGTGGCCAGCGCCAGCGCGTCGCCTTGGCGCGTACACTGGTGACCGAGCCGAAGATGGTGTTGCTGGACGAGCCGCTCGGCGCGCTCGATGCCAATCTGCGCGGCCGTATGCGAAGCGAGCTCAAGATCATCCGCGAGCGCTGCGGCGTGACGTTCCTCCATGTCACTGGCAGCGAATCCGAGGCCTTGGCGATGGGGGATCTGGTGCTTGTCCTTGATCGCGGACGCATCGCGCAGGCCGCTGCTTCCGATGTCGTCTATAATCGCCCAGCCACTGCCGCGGTTGCCCGCTTCCTCAATTGCTACAACCTCTTTGCGGGCGATGTCGTCAAGGATGTTTTCGTCGGGCCGGCCGGCCGCTTTCCCTTGAATGGATCGCGCAGGAAGGCGCCGCAGCCAGCCTATGCGATCCGCTACGATCGCGTTTCAATCCGCCCTAGCGATGCGGCGCTTTCGGATGACGAAGTACGCGTCGAGGCCGATTTCATCGCCAGCGAATATTCCGGAGCGGCGGTCAATTCCTTCTTTGCGCTCGATGGCGGCCACGTCTTCGAGGTCGAATCCCATCTGAGCCACGCCCGTCCGCCCGCCTTTGTCGAAAAGCGCCGCTACGCTCTCGTCTGGAAGAAGGAAGATGCCCTTGTTTTCGGTTGA